The Saliniradius amylolyticus DNA segment TGCTTGCCGAAAGGTTGCGCAATTGCGTGAAGAGAGTCACGATATAAAAGAAGATTATCAAAATCTGATTCGCACACTGTCATCATAAAAATAAAGACGAGTCGCTCATGAAATTTACCATCAGCAGGGAAAACTTTTTACAACCACTTCAATTGGTCGCCGGTGCCGTTGAGCGTCGTCATACCTTACCCATTTTATCTAATGTGCTCATTAAGGTCAGTGAGGGCAAACTATGGCTGACAGGTACGGATTTAGAGGTAGAGCTGATTTCTAATGTGAGCTTGACCGGGGACTTTGAGGAAGGTGAAATCACGGTACCTGCCAAGAAGTTGCTGGATATCTGTAAAGGGTTTACCGGTAACAGCGATATTCAGTTTACCATCGATGGCAGTAAAGCCATTCTCAAGTGCGGACGCAGTAAGTATTCTCTTTCGACGCTGTCTGCCAGTGATTATCCAAACCTGGAAGACTGGCAGGGTGAAGTGGAATTTGAAATCACCCAATCGGATATGAAAAAGCTGATCGACACGACCCACTTCTCAATGGCTCAGCAGGATGTGCGTTACTACCTTAATGGTATGTCTTTCGAGACAGAGGACAATGTGATTCGCTCCGTCGCTACCGATGGGCATCGTCTGGCTATGTGTCGGCTTAACTATGAGCAGGGTGGTTTGCCTGAGCGCCAGGTCATCGTCCCGAGAAAGGGCGTACT contains these protein-coding regions:
- the dnaN gene encoding DNA polymerase III subunit beta; amino-acid sequence: MKFTISRENFLQPLQLVAGAVERRHTLPILSNVLIKVSEGKLWLTGTDLEVELISNVSLTGDFEEGEITVPAKKLLDICKGFTGNSDIQFTIDGSKAILKCGRSKYSLSTLSASDYPNLEDWQGEVEFEITQSDMKKLIDTTHFSMAQQDVRYYLNGMSFETEDNVIRSVATDGHRLAMCRLNYEQGGLPERQVIVPRKGVLEISRLIENEDKPLKIQIGANHIRIFSNEFIFTSKLVDGRFPDYRRVLPKDGDKLVEATNESLKQAFTRAAILSNEKFRGVRLNLASGELKITANNPEQEEAEELVDVDYQGDELEIGFNVAYLIDVLNALVSDTVKISLSDSNSSALIEDGADDAALYVVMPMRL